A window of Actinomadura rubteroloni contains these coding sequences:
- the kdpF gene encoding K(+)-transporting ATPase subunit F: MSADNAVGLVLATGLVVFLVAALLFPERF, from the coding sequence GTGAGCGCCGACAACGCCGTCGGGCTGGTCCTCGCGACCGGCCTCGTCGTGTTCCTCGTGGCGGCCCTGCTGTTCCCGGAGAGGTTCTAG
- a CDS encoding sensor histidine kinase, translated as MSRGRLRIYLGAAPGVGKTCAMLAEGARRAGRGTDVVVGCVETHDRPRTAALLDGLEVVPRRTVRYRGATFAELDVEAVLQRAPDVVLVDELAHTNVPGSAHEKRWQDVEDLLDAGITVVTTVNVQHLESMNDVVADITGVPQRETVPDEVVRRADEVELVDMAPEALRRRMAHGNVYAPEKVDAALSNYFRVGNLTALRELALLWLAGKVDDQLDRYRADHGISGTWEARERVVVALTGGPEGETLIRRAARIAARTKGADLLAVHVAHGDGLAGARPGSLARQREIVESLGGTYHQVVGDDVPRALIDFARAVNATQLVLGVSRRRRSAQLLRPGIGVTTTALSGSIDVHMVTHDLARRGRYRPPRATGVPPGRRLGAFALAVAGLPLLVFALTRTRGLGLSGDILFFLSAVVGVALLGGLWPALFTAVTGFLLLNWYFTPPFHRLTIADQGNWVALVVFVLVGAGVSAVVDRAARRAREAADLGAEAEVLSTLAGNVLRGERALDDLLRRLRETFGLTSVTLLERPAESGGWRVVATVGGRPCTAPDEADTGIPIDAGLVLALRGRPLPARDRRILEAFGVQAAVALRHQRLAAEAERARPLEAADRMRTALLNAVSHDLRTPLASATAAVDGLRNTGIAWTDGERAELLDTAAESVDRLDRLVANLLDMSRLQAGALGMVLRPLALDEVVPRALDDLRPGRERVTVDVPVDLPAVLADPALLERVLANLIANALRYSPHDRPVLVSAGALRDRVELRVADRGPGIPADRRDRVFRPFQRLDDRDNHTGVGLGLALSRGLTEAMGGALVPEDTPGGGLTMIVSLRADQNGAP; from the coding sequence ATGTCCAGGGGGCGGCTGCGCATCTACCTGGGAGCGGCGCCCGGCGTCGGCAAGACCTGCGCGATGCTCGCCGAGGGCGCGCGGCGGGCCGGGCGCGGCACCGACGTGGTCGTCGGCTGCGTCGAGACCCACGACCGGCCCCGGACCGCCGCCCTGCTCGACGGCCTGGAGGTCGTCCCGCGCCGGACGGTCCGCTACCGGGGCGCGACGTTCGCCGAGCTGGACGTCGAGGCGGTGCTCCAGCGCGCTCCGGACGTGGTGCTGGTGGACGAGCTGGCGCACACGAACGTCCCGGGCTCCGCGCACGAGAAGCGCTGGCAGGACGTCGAGGACCTGCTCGACGCGGGCATCACCGTCGTCACCACGGTGAACGTCCAGCACCTGGAGTCGATGAACGACGTCGTCGCCGACATCACCGGCGTGCCGCAGCGGGAGACCGTCCCCGACGAGGTCGTCCGGCGCGCCGACGAGGTCGAGCTGGTGGACATGGCGCCCGAGGCGCTGCGGCGGCGGATGGCGCACGGCAACGTCTACGCGCCCGAGAAGGTCGACGCCGCGCTGTCGAACTACTTCCGCGTCGGGAACCTCACCGCGCTGCGCGAGCTGGCGCTGCTGTGGCTGGCCGGGAAGGTGGACGACCAGCTCGACCGCTACCGCGCCGACCACGGCATCTCCGGCACGTGGGAGGCGCGCGAGCGGGTCGTCGTCGCGCTCACCGGCGGCCCGGAGGGCGAGACGCTCATCCGCCGCGCGGCGCGGATCGCGGCCCGCACCAAGGGCGCCGACCTGCTGGCCGTGCACGTCGCCCACGGGGACGGCCTGGCGGGCGCCCGTCCCGGCTCCCTGGCGCGGCAACGGGAGATCGTCGAGAGCCTCGGCGGGACGTACCACCAGGTCGTGGGCGACGACGTGCCGCGCGCTCTGATCGACTTCGCCCGCGCCGTCAACGCGACGCAGCTCGTCCTCGGCGTGTCCCGGCGGCGGCGCTCCGCGCAGCTCCTGCGGCCGGGCATCGGCGTCACGACGACCGCGCTGTCGGGGTCGATCGACGTCCACATGGTCACCCACGACCTCGCCCGGCGCGGACGGTACCGGCCCCCGCGCGCAACGGGCGTGCCGCCCGGCCGCCGCCTCGGCGCGTTCGCGCTCGCCGTCGCCGGGCTCCCGCTGCTGGTGTTCGCGCTGACCCGGACGCGCGGCCTCGGCCTGTCCGGCGACATCCTGTTCTTCCTGTCGGCGGTCGTCGGCGTCGCGCTGCTCGGCGGGCTGTGGCCCGCGCTGTTCACCGCCGTCACCGGGTTCCTGCTGCTCAACTGGTATTTCACCCCGCCCTTCCACCGGCTGACGATCGCCGACCAGGGCAACTGGGTCGCGCTCGTGGTGTTCGTGCTCGTCGGAGCGGGGGTCAGCGCGGTGGTGGACCGGGCCGCGCGGCGCGCCCGCGAGGCCGCCGACCTCGGCGCCGAGGCCGAGGTGCTGTCGACGCTCGCGGGCAACGTCCTGCGCGGCGAACGGGCGCTGGACGACCTGCTCCGGCGGCTCCGCGAGACGTTCGGGCTCACCTCGGTGACGCTGCTGGAACGGCCTGCCGAGTCCGGTGGCTGGCGCGTCGTCGCGACCGTCGGCGGACGGCCCTGCACCGCGCCCGACGAGGCCGACACCGGCATCCCGATCGACGCCGGGCTCGTCCTGGCGCTGCGCGGCCGTCCGCTGCCCGCCCGCGACCGGCGCATCCTGGAGGCGTTCGGCGTCCAGGCCGCCGTCGCGCTGCGGCACCAGCGGCTCGCCGCCGAGGCCGAGCGGGCGCGTCCGCTGGAGGCCGCCGACCGGATGCGGACCGCGCTGCTCAACGCCGTCAGCCACGACCTGCGGACCCCGCTCGCGTCCGCCACGGCGGCGGTCGACGGGCTGCGCAACACCGGGATCGCCTGGACGGACGGCGAACGCGCCGAACTCCTCGACACCGCCGCCGAGTCCGTGGACCGCCTCGACCGGCTCGTCGCCAACCTCCTCGACATGAGCCGCCTCCAGGCCGGGGCGCTCGGGATGGTGCTGCGGCCGCTCGCGCTGGACGAGGTCGTCCCCCGCGCCCTGGACGACCTCCGCCCCGGCCGCGAGCGCGTCACGGTGGACGTCCCGGTCGATCTGCCCGCCGTCCTGGCCGACCCGGCGCTGCTCGAACGCGTCCTCGCCAACCTCATCGCCAACGCGCTGCGCTACAGCCCGCACGACCGGCCCGTCCTGGTCAGCGCCGGGGCGCTGCGCGACCGCGTCGAGCTGCGCGTCGCCGATCGCGGCCCCGGCATCCCCGCCGACCGGCGCGACCGCGTCTTCCGGCCGTTCCAGCGGCTGGACGACCGCGACAACCACACCGGCGTCGGCCTCGGCCTCGCCCTGTCGCGCGGCCTCACCGAGGCGATGGGCGGCGCGCTGGTCCCCGAGGACACGCCCGGCGGCGGCCTCACGATGATCGTCTCCCTCCGGGCGGACCAGAACGGAGCCCCATGA
- a CDS encoding response regulator produces MTRVLVVDDEPQLLRALRINLRARDFAVEVAPDGTAALRLAGDFHPDLVVLDLGLPDLDGVDVIQGLRGWTNVPIIVLSGRAGSRDKVEALEAGADDYVTKPFNMDELVARIRAVTRRAGPEDSVRVVAVGAWSVDLADKTATGADGSALRLTPTEWHLLELLLRNPGKLIGQRQLLTSVWGPGYVKETHYLRQYMAQLRRKLEADPARPRHLLTEPGMGYRFQP; encoded by the coding sequence ATGACCCGCGTCCTCGTCGTGGACGACGAACCGCAGCTCCTGCGCGCCCTTCGCATCAACCTGCGCGCCCGGGACTTCGCCGTCGAGGTCGCGCCCGACGGCACCGCCGCGCTGCGGCTCGCCGGGGACTTCCATCCCGACCTGGTCGTCCTCGACCTAGGCCTGCCCGACCTGGACGGCGTGGACGTCATCCAGGGCCTGCGCGGCTGGACGAACGTCCCGATCATCGTCCTGTCCGGGCGGGCCGGGAGCCGCGACAAGGTAGAGGCCCTGGAGGCGGGCGCCGACGACTACGTCACCAAGCCGTTCAACATGGACGAGCTGGTCGCGCGGATCCGCGCCGTCACCCGCCGGGCCGGCCCCGAGGACTCCGTCCGCGTGGTGGCCGTCGGGGCGTGGAGCGTCGACCTGGCCGACAAGACCGCCACCGGCGCCGACGGGAGCGCCCTGCGCCTCACTCCGACCGAGTGGCACCTGCTCGAACTGCTGCTGCGCAACCCGGGCAAGCTCATCGGCCAGCGGCAGCTCCTGACGTCCGTCTGGGGGCCGGGCTACGTCAAGGAGACCCACTACCTGCGCCAGTACATGGCGCAACTGCGGCGCAAGCTCGAAGCGGACCCGGCCCGTCCGCGCCACCTGCTCACCGAACCGGGCATGGGCTACCGCTTCCAGCCCTGA